A genomic segment from Pseudomonas sessilinigenes encodes:
- a CDS encoding thioesterase family protein yields the protein MPALTTYNTRIVSDWVDYNGHLRDAFYLLIFSYATDALMDCLGLDSDNREASGHSLFTLELHLNYLHEVKLDTEVQVRTQIIGHDHKRLHLYHSLHQVGDARELAGNEQMLLHVDLAGPHSAPFTDAVRQRLAALQAAQADLPPPAWIGRVIGLPAQK from the coding sequence ATGCCTGCACTGACTACCTACAACACCCGCATCGTCAGCGACTGGGTCGATTACAACGGCCATCTGCGCGATGCCTTCTACCTGCTGATCTTCAGCTACGCCACCGATGCCCTGATGGACTGCCTGGGGCTGGACAGCGACAACCGCGAAGCCAGCGGTCACTCGCTGTTCACCCTGGAGCTGCACCTGAATTACCTGCACGAAGTGAAGCTCGACACCGAGGTGCAAGTACGCACCCAGATCATCGGCCACGACCACAAGCGCCTGCACCTGTACCACAGCCTGCACCAGGTCGGTGATGCCCGGGAGCTGGCCGGCAACGAACAGATGCTGCTCCACGTCGACCTCGCCGGGCCGCATTCGGCGCCGTTCACCGACGCCGTGCGGCAACGGCTTGCGGCCCTGCAAGCCGCACAGGCGGACCTGCCACCTCCGGCCTGGATCGGCCGGGTGATCGGCCTGCCCGCGCAGAAGTAA
- the dgcA gene encoding dimethylglycine demethylation protein DgcA: MAFEAMFQPIQIGKLTIRNRVLSTAHAEVYATDGGMTTERYVKYYEEKAKGGIGLAICGGSSVVAIDSPQEWWSSVNLSTDRIIPHFQNLSDAMHKHGAKIMIQITHMGRRSRWDGFNWPTLMSPSGVREPVHRATCKTIEVEEIWRVIGNYAQAARRAKEGGLDGVELSAVHQHMIDQFWSPRVNKRTDEWGGTFEKRMRFGLEVLKAVRAEVGDDFCVGMRICGDEFHPDGLSHEDMKQIAKYYDDTGMLDFLGVVGSGCDTHNTLANVIPNMSFPPEPFLHLAAGIKEVVKVPVLHAQNIKDPNQATRILEGGYVDMVGMTRAHMADPHLIAKIKMGQIDQIKQCVGANYCIDRQYQGLDVLCIQNAATSREYMGVPHIIEKTTGAKRKVVVVGAGPAGMEAARVAAERGHDVTLFEKKEAIGGQITTASKAPQRDQIAGITRWYQLELARLKVDLRLGTAADAATILDLRPDVVVLAVGGHPFIEQNEHWGAAEGLVVSSWDILDGRVAPGKNVLVYDTICEFTGMSVADYLADKGSQVEIVTDDIKPGIAIGGTSFPTYYRSLYPKEVIMTGDLTLEKVYREGDKLVAVLENEYTGAREERVVDQVVVENGVRPDEALYYGLKDGSRNKGQIDVEALFAIKPQPCLGEAGDGYLLFRIGDCVSQRNTHAAIYDALRLCKDF, from the coding sequence ATGGCTTTCGAAGCGATGTTCCAGCCGATCCAGATCGGCAAACTGACCATCCGCAACCGCGTGCTCAGTACCGCCCACGCCGAGGTCTACGCCACCGACGGCGGCATGACCACCGAGCGCTACGTGAAGTACTACGAGGAAAAGGCCAAGGGCGGCATCGGCCTGGCGATTTGCGGCGGCTCCTCGGTGGTGGCCATCGACAGTCCCCAGGAATGGTGGAGCTCGGTGAACCTGTCCACCGACCGCATCATCCCGCACTTCCAGAACCTCTCCGACGCCATGCACAAGCACGGCGCCAAGATCATGATCCAGATTACCCACATGGGCCGGCGCTCGCGCTGGGATGGCTTCAACTGGCCGACCCTGATGTCGCCGTCCGGGGTCCGTGAGCCGGTGCACCGCGCCACCTGCAAGACCATCGAGGTGGAAGAAATCTGGCGGGTGATCGGCAACTACGCCCAAGCCGCCCGTCGCGCCAAGGAAGGTGGCCTGGACGGCGTGGAGCTGTCGGCGGTGCACCAGCACATGATCGACCAGTTCTGGAGCCCGCGGGTCAACAAGCGGACCGACGAATGGGGCGGCACCTTCGAGAAGCGCATGCGCTTCGGCCTGGAGGTGCTCAAGGCGGTGCGCGCCGAGGTCGGCGACGATTTCTGCGTCGGCATGCGCATCTGCGGCGACGAATTCCATCCCGATGGCCTGTCCCACGAGGACATGAAGCAGATCGCCAAGTACTACGACGACACCGGCATGCTCGACTTCCTCGGCGTGGTCGGTTCCGGTTGCGACACCCACAACACCCTGGCCAACGTCATCCCCAACATGAGCTTCCCGCCGGAGCCGTTCCTGCACCTGGCGGCAGGCATCAAGGAAGTGGTCAAGGTCCCGGTGCTGCACGCACAGAACATCAAGGACCCGAACCAGGCCACGCGCATCCTCGAGGGCGGCTACGTCGACATGGTCGGCATGACCCGCGCGCACATGGCCGACCCGCACCTGATCGCCAAGATCAAGATGGGCCAGATCGACCAGATCAAGCAGTGCGTCGGTGCCAACTACTGCATCGACCGCCAGTACCAGGGCCTGGACGTGCTGTGCATCCAGAACGCCGCCACTTCCCGTGAATACATGGGCGTGCCGCACATCATCGAGAAGACCACCGGCGCCAAGCGCAAGGTGGTGGTAGTCGGCGCCGGTCCTGCGGGCATGGAGGCTGCCCGGGTGGCGGCCGAGCGCGGCCACGATGTGACCCTGTTCGAGAAGAAAGAGGCGATCGGCGGACAGATCACCACCGCCTCCAAGGCTCCGCAGCGCGACCAGATCGCCGGCATCACCCGCTGGTACCAACTGGAGCTGGCGCGGCTGAAGGTCGACCTGCGCCTGGGCACCGCGGCGGACGCGGCGACCATCCTCGACCTGCGTCCCGACGTGGTGGTGCTGGCGGTGGGCGGCCATCCGTTCATCGAGCAGAACGAACACTGGGGCGCCGCCGAAGGGTTGGTGGTCAGCAGCTGGGACATCCTCGATGGCCGGGTCGCCCCGGGCAAGAACGTGCTGGTGTACGACACCATCTGCGAATTCACCGGGATGTCGGTCGCCGACTACCTGGCCGACAAGGGCTCGCAGGTGGAGATCGTCACCGATGACATCAAGCCCGGCATCGCCATCGGCGGCACCTCGTTCCCCACCTACTACCGCAGCCTGTACCCCAAGGAAGTGATCATGACCGGGGACCTGACCCTGGAGAAGGTCTACCGCGAGGGCGACAAGCTGGTGGCGGTACTGGAGAACGAATACACCGGCGCCCGCGAGGAGCGGGTGGTGGACCAGGTGGTGGTGGAGAACGGCGTGCGTCCCGACGAGGCGCTGTACTACGGGCTCAAGGACGGCTCGCGCAACAAGGGCCAGATCGACGTCGAGGCGCTGTTCGCGATCAAGCCGCAGCCTTGCCTGGGCGAAGCGGGCGACGGCTACCTGCTGTTCCGCATCGGCGATTGCGTGTCCCAGCGCAACACCCATGCCGCGATCTACGACGCCCTGCGCCTGTGCAAGGACTTTTGA
- a CDS encoding choline ABC transporter substrate-binding protein codes for MKRLISRCVLALSGTLLFSSGAMAADAASCQNVRLGVVNWTDVIATSAMAQVLLDGLGYKTKQTSASQQIIFAGIRDQRLDLFLGYWNPLMTQTITPFVEAGQVKVLDQPSLKDARATLAVPTYLADKGLKSFADIARFEKELGGKIYGIEPGSGANTQIKAMIAKNQFGLGKFQLVESSEAGMLAAVDRAVRRKEAVVFFGWAPHPMNVNVQMTYLSGSDNALGPDEGRATVWTVTAPSYAQQCPNVSRLLANLTFSAEDESRMMQPLLDHKDALESARQWLKDHPQDQQRWLDGVTTFDGKPAIEHLQLTRQ; via the coding sequence ATGAAACGACTGATCAGCCGTTGCGTCCTGGCTCTTAGCGGTACCCTCCTGTTCAGCTCCGGGGCCATGGCCGCCGATGCCGCCAGTTGCCAGAACGTGCGCCTGGGCGTGGTCAACTGGACCGACGTGATCGCCACCAGCGCCATGGCCCAGGTCCTGCTCGACGGCCTCGGCTACAAGACCAAGCAGACCAGCGCCTCGCAGCAGATCATCTTCGCCGGCATCCGCGACCAGCGCCTGGACCTGTTCCTGGGCTACTGGAACCCGCTGATGACCCAGACCATCACCCCGTTCGTCGAGGCCGGCCAGGTCAAGGTCCTCGACCAGCCCAGCCTGAAAGACGCCCGCGCCACCCTCGCCGTGCCCACTTACCTGGCGGACAAGGGCCTGAAGAGCTTCGCCGACATCGCCCGGTTCGAGAAGGAGCTGGGCGGCAAGATCTACGGCATCGAGCCCGGCTCCGGCGCCAATACCCAGATCAAGGCGATGATCGCCAAGAACCAGTTCGGCCTCGGCAAGTTCCAGCTGGTGGAGTCCAGCGAGGCCGGCATGCTCGCCGCGGTGGACCGCGCGGTACGGCGCAAGGAGGCGGTGGTGTTCTTCGGCTGGGCGCCACACCCGATGAACGTCAACGTGCAGATGACCTACCTCTCCGGCAGCGACAACGCCCTGGGGCCCGATGAAGGCCGGGCCACGGTCTGGACGGTCACCGCCCCCAGCTACGCCCAGCAGTGCCCCAATGTCAGCCGGCTGCTGGCCAACCTGACCTTCAGCGCCGAGGACGAGAGCCGCATGATGCAGCCGCTGCTGGACCACAAGGACGCCCTGGAATCCGCCCGGCAGTGGCTCAAGGATCACCCGCAAGACCAGCAGCGCTGGCTCGACGGGGTGACAACCTTCGACGGCAAGCCGGCCATCGAGCACCTGCAACTGACCCGCCAATAA
- a CDS encoding LysR family transcriptional regulator: MDFSLDQLQMFVQAARTGSFSAAARRLGKTQSTVSLAIANLEDDLKVELFDRSTRSPALTATGRKILLQAEAVLERCQDLQASADGLSQEPEPQLTLVIQAPYGPLLPLLHEFEQAFPQVDLLLRQPHSSSASELVARGEAVLGLAPSAPGYPQALEFQQVGRLHLVHACRPDHPLAQRNPLSADDLQQHRRLCASSLPSQQPPSSEYLRCLRLWQVQDQHALLEMLRAGLGWAALPRQLVQRELARGELVELHLADPFHGDWQVGIDLLWARQNTLGQAGTWLKERLLHSRVYEMDRRGPPPAR; this comes from the coding sequence ATGGATTTTTCGCTGGATCAATTGCAGATGTTCGTACAGGCCGCGCGGACCGGCTCGTTCTCGGCCGCCGCGCGTCGGCTGGGCAAGACCCAGTCCACCGTCAGCCTGGCCATCGCCAACCTGGAAGACGACCTGAAGGTGGAGCTGTTCGATCGCAGCACCCGCAGCCCGGCGTTGACCGCCACTGGTCGGAAAATCCTGCTGCAGGCCGAGGCAGTACTGGAACGCTGCCAGGACCTGCAAGCCAGCGCCGATGGCTTGTCCCAGGAGCCGGAGCCGCAACTGACGCTGGTGATCCAGGCACCGTACGGTCCGCTGCTGCCGCTGTTGCATGAGTTCGAACAGGCTTTCCCCCAGGTCGACCTGTTGCTGCGCCAGCCTCACTCCAGCAGTGCCAGCGAACTGGTAGCCCGGGGTGAGGCGGTTCTCGGCCTGGCCCCCTCAGCGCCTGGTTACCCCCAGGCGCTGGAGTTCCAGCAAGTGGGCCGCTTGCACCTGGTGCATGCCTGCCGCCCGGACCATCCCCTGGCGCAGCGCAACCCTCTGAGCGCCGACGACTTGCAGCAGCACCGGCGCCTGTGCGCCTCCAGCCTGCCCAGCCAGCAGCCCCCCAGCAGCGAGTACCTGCGTTGCCTGCGGCTGTGGCAGGTACAGGACCAACACGCACTGCTGGAGATGCTGCGTGCCGGGCTCGGCTGGGCCGCCCTGCCCCGACAACTGGTCCAGCGCGAGCTGGCCAGGGGCGAACTGGTGGAACTGCACCTGGCCGACCCGTTCCACGGCGACTGGCAGGTCGGCATCGACCTGCTCTGGGCACGCCAAAACACCTTGGGCCAGGCCGGTACCTGGCTCAAGGAACGCCTGCTGCACAGCCGGGTGTACGAAATGGACCGTCGCGGACCGCCGCCCGCCCGCTAG
- a CDS encoding DUF5943 domain-containing protein, which produces MAKIAPQLPIEVDSETGVWTSDALPMLYVPRHFFVNNHMGIEEVLGADAYAEILYKAGYKSAWHWCEKEAQCHGLEGVAVFEHYMKRLSQRGWGLFKIQDIDLDQGTASVKLEHSAFVYVYGKCGRKVDYMFTGWFAGAMDQILAARGSKIRTVAEQVYGGSEEGHDDGLFVVKAL; this is translated from the coding sequence ATGGCCAAGATCGCCCCGCAACTGCCCATCGAAGTCGACAGCGAGACCGGCGTCTGGACGTCCGATGCCCTGCCGATGCTGTACGTGCCGCGGCATTTCTTCGTCAACAACCACATGGGCATCGAGGAAGTGCTGGGCGCCGACGCCTATGCCGAGATCCTCTACAAGGCCGGCTACAAGTCCGCCTGGCACTGGTGCGAGAAAGAAGCCCAATGCCATGGCCTGGAAGGCGTGGCGGTGTTCGAGCACTACATGAAGCGCCTCTCCCAGCGCGGCTGGGGCCTGTTCAAGATCCAGGACATCGACCTCGACCAGGGCACCGCCAGCGTCAAGCTCGAGCACTCGGCCTTCGTCTACGTCTACGGCAAGTGCGGGCGCAAGGTGGACTACATGTTCACCGGCTGGTTCGCCGGCGCCATGGACCAGATCCTGGCGGCCCGTGGCAGCAAGATCCGCACCGTGGCAGAGCAGGTCTACGGTGGTTCCGAAGAAGGGCACGACGACGGCCTGTTCGTCGTCAAAGCGTTGTAA
- a CDS encoding 3-keto-5-aminohexanoate cleavage protein — MNHDVIITCALTGAGDTTAKSPHVPITPKQIAAAAVEAAKAGATVVHCHVRDPQTGKFSRDVALYREVMERIREADVDIIVNLTAGMGGDLEIGPGERPTEFGPNTDLVGPLARLAHVEALLPEICTLDCGTLNFGDGDTIYVSTPAQLRAGAKRIQELGVKAELEIFDTGHLWFAKQMIKEGLLDDPLFQLCLGIPWGAPADTTTMKAMVDNLPPDVVWAGFGIGRMQMPMAAQAVLLGGNVRVGLEDNLWLDKGVLATNGQLVERASEILSRLGARVLTPAEGRQKMGLNKRG; from the coding sequence ATGAACCACGATGTCATCATCACTTGCGCACTCACCGGGGCCGGCGATACCACCGCCAAGAGTCCCCATGTACCCATCACCCCCAAGCAGATCGCCGCCGCCGCGGTAGAAGCCGCCAAGGCCGGGGCCACCGTGGTCCACTGCCACGTCCGCGATCCGCAGACCGGCAAGTTCAGCCGCGACGTGGCGCTGTACCGCGAAGTCATGGAGCGCATCCGCGAGGCCGACGTCGACATCATCGTCAACCTCACTGCCGGCATGGGCGGCGACCTGGAAATCGGCCCGGGGGAACGCCCCACCGAGTTCGGCCCCAATACCGACCTGGTCGGCCCGCTGGCGCGCCTGGCCCACGTCGAGGCGCTGCTGCCGGAGATCTGCACCCTGGACTGCGGCACCCTGAATTTCGGCGACGGCGACACCATCTACGTCTCGACCCCGGCCCAACTGCGGGCCGGCGCCAAGCGCATCCAGGAACTGGGGGTGAAGGCCGAGCTGGAGATCTTCGATACCGGCCACCTGTGGTTCGCCAAGCAGATGATCAAGGAAGGCCTGCTGGACGACCCGCTGTTCCAGCTGTGCCTGGGCATTCCCTGGGGCGCCCCGGCCGATACCACCACCATGAAGGCCATGGTCGACAACCTGCCGCCGGACGTGGTCTGGGCCGGCTTCGGCATCGGCCGCATGCAGATGCCGATGGCCGCCCAGGCCGTGCTGCTGGGCGGCAACGTACGGGTCGGCCTGGAAGACAACCTGTGGCTGGACAAGGGCGTGCTGGCCACCAACGGCCAGTTGGTGGAGCGCGCCAGCGAGATCCTCAGCCGCCTGGGAGCACGGGTCCTGACCCCGGCCGAGGGCCGCCAGAAGATGGGCCTGAACAAACGCGGATAA
- a CDS encoding DUF3010 family protein yields MSICGIEIKGSEAIFALASLQGGTLEHQAIAVKKIALEDDDEAANVRTFAAQVRDFVREQGITRIAIKKRSKKGEFAGGPTTFKIEGVFQLLENCEVTLLSPQTLTAQHKKHGYELPASLNKYQHEAYKAACAALLKK; encoded by the coding sequence ATGAGCATTTGCGGTATCGAGATCAAGGGCAGCGAAGCCATCTTCGCCCTCGCCTCCCTGCAAGGCGGCACGCTTGAACACCAGGCCATCGCCGTGAAGAAGATCGCCCTGGAAGACGACGATGAAGCAGCCAACGTGCGCACCTTCGCCGCCCAGGTGCGAGATTTTGTTCGCGAGCAGGGCATCACCCGGATCGCCATCAAGAAGCGCAGCAAGAAAGGCGAGTTCGCCGGTGGCCCTACCACCTTCAAGATCGAGGGCGTGTTCCAGTTGCTGGAGAATTGCGAGGTGACCCTGCTGTCGCCCCAGACCCTCACCGCCCAGCACAAGAAGCACGGCTACGAGCTGCCAGCGAGCCTCAACAAGTACCAGCACGAGGCGTACAAGGCGGCCTGCGCGGCGCTGCTGAAAAAGTAG
- a CDS encoding GlxA family transcriptional regulator: MSQDFYFLLLPGFSAIGFISAIEPLRVANRFRGGLYRWHVLSVDGGAVLASNGMSVNADAALEPLKKGTTLLVVAGFEPLRSFGAALEHWLRRLDGDGVTLGGIDTGSVVLAEAGLLEGHRVALHWEAIDAFKESYPQLSVTQELFEIDRRRISSAGGTASIDMMLDLIGQAHGPQLAIQVSEQFVLGRIRPRKDHQRMEVASRYGINNKKLVQVIGEMEQHSEPPLSTLALAESVNITRRQLERLFRLHLNDTPSNFYLGLRLDKARQLLRQSDLSVLEVSIACGFESPSYFTRSYRARFTRCPREDRQHSQKA; this comes from the coding sequence ATGTCCCAGGATTTCTACTTCTTGCTGCTGCCGGGGTTCTCGGCCATCGGCTTCATCTCGGCCATCGAGCCTTTGCGGGTGGCCAACCGCTTTCGCGGCGGGCTGTATCGCTGGCATGTATTGAGTGTGGATGGCGGGGCGGTGCTGGCCAGCAACGGCATGTCGGTCAACGCCGATGCCGCGCTGGAGCCGCTGAAGAAGGGCACCACCTTGCTGGTGGTGGCCGGGTTCGAGCCGCTGCGCTCCTTCGGAGCGGCCCTGGAGCACTGGCTGCGGCGCCTGGATGGGGACGGGGTGACCCTGGGCGGGATCGACACCGGTAGCGTGGTGCTGGCCGAGGCCGGCCTGCTGGAAGGGCACCGGGTGGCCCTGCACTGGGAAGCGATCGACGCCTTCAAGGAGTCTTATCCACAGCTGAGCGTCACCCAGGAACTGTTCGAGATCGACCGGCGGCGCATCAGCTCGGCCGGTGGCACGGCGTCCATCGACATGATGCTCGACCTGATCGGCCAGGCCCACGGCCCGCAGCTGGCGATCCAGGTCAGCGAGCAGTTCGTGCTGGGGCGCATCCGTCCGCGCAAGGACCACCAGCGCATGGAGGTCGCCAGCCGCTACGGCATCAACAACAAGAAACTGGTGCAGGTGATCGGCGAGATGGAGCAGCACAGCGAGCCGCCCCTGAGCACCCTGGCCCTGGCCGAGTCGGTCAACATCACCCGACGCCAGTTGGAGCGCCTGTTTCGCCTGCACCTCAACGACACGCCGAGCAATTTCTACCTCGGGCTGCGCCTGGACAAGGCCCGCCAGCTATTGCGCCAGAGCGACCTGAGCGTGCTGGAAGTGAGCATCGCCTGCGGTTTCGAATCGCCGTCCTATTTCACCCGCAGCTACCGCGCGCGGTTCACTCGCTGCCCACGGGAGGATCGGCAACACAGCCAGAAGGCCTGA
- a CDS encoding L-carnitine dehydrogenase, giving the protein MRFITDIKTFAALGSGVIGSGWVARALAHGLDVVAWDPAPGAEAALRQRVANAWGALQKNGLAPGASQDRLRFVATIEECVRDADFIQESAPERLELKLELHSKISAAAKPDALIGSSTSGLLPSEFYEGSTHPERCVVGHPFNPVYLLPLVEVVGGKRTAPEAVQAAIQVYQSLGMRPLHVRKEVPGFIADRLLEALWREALHLVNDGVATTGEIDDAIRFGAGLRWSFMGTFLTYTLAGGDAGMRHFMAQFGPALQLPWTYLPAPELTDKLIDDVVEGTAEQLGTHSIAALERYRDDCLLAVLEAVKTTKARHGMSFSE; this is encoded by the coding sequence ATGCGTTTTATCACCGACATCAAGACCTTCGCTGCCCTGGGCAGTGGCGTGATCGGCAGCGGCTGGGTAGCCCGCGCCCTGGCCCATGGCCTGGACGTGGTGGCCTGGGACCCGGCTCCAGGCGCCGAGGCGGCGTTGCGCCAGCGGGTGGCCAATGCCTGGGGCGCACTGCAGAAGAACGGCCTGGCACCCGGTGCCTCCCAGGACCGCCTGCGCTTCGTGGCGACCATCGAGGAATGCGTGCGTGACGCGGACTTTATCCAGGAAAGCGCCCCGGAACGCCTGGAACTCAAGCTGGAGCTGCACAGCAAGATCAGTGCGGCGGCCAAGCCCGACGCGCTGATCGGCTCCAGCACCTCGGGGCTGCTGCCCAGCGAATTCTACGAAGGCTCGACCCACCCGGAACGCTGCGTGGTGGGCCACCCGTTCAACCCGGTGTACCTGCTGCCGCTGGTGGAGGTGGTGGGCGGCAAGCGCACCGCGCCAGAGGCCGTGCAAGCGGCGATCCAGGTCTACCAATCCCTGGGCATGCGCCCGTTGCACGTGCGCAAGGAAGTCCCGGGGTTCATCGCCGATCGTCTTCTCGAAGCGCTGTGGCGCGAGGCCCTGCACCTGGTCAACGACGGCGTGGCGACCACCGGGGAAATCGACGATGCGATCCGCTTTGGCGCCGGCCTGCGCTGGTCGTTCATGGGCACCTTTCTCACCTACACCCTGGCGGGCGGCGACGCTGGCATGCGCCACTTCATGGCCCAGTTCGGCCCGGCGCTGCAACTGCCCTGGACCTACCTGCCAGCCCCGGAGCTGACCGACAAGCTGATCGACGACGTGGTCGAAGGCACCGCCGAGCAGTTGGGCACGCACAGCATTGCGGCCCTGGAGCGCTATCGCGACGACTGCCTGCTGGCGGTGCTGGAGGCGGTGAAAACCACCAAGGCCAGGCACGGCATGAGTTTCAGCGAATAA
- a CDS encoding dipeptidase has protein sequence MSPAELHADSIVIDGLIIAKWNRELFEDMRKGGLTAANCTVSVWEGFKATVDQIAASQKLIRENSDLVMPVRTTADIRRAKELGKTGILFGFQNAHAFEDQIGYVDVFKQLGVGIVQMCYNTQNLVGTGCYERDGGLSGFGREIVAEMNRVGIMCDLSHVGSKTSEEVILESKKPVCYSHCLPSGLKEHPRNKSDAELKFIADHGGFVGVTMFAPFLAKGIDSTIDDYAEAIEYTMNIVGEDAIGIGTDFTQGHGQDFFEYLTHDKGYARRLTNFGKIINPLGIRTVGEFPNLTQTLLGRGHSERVVRKIMGENWVNVLKDVWGE, from the coding sequence ATGAGCCCAGCCGAACTACACGCCGACAGCATCGTTATCGACGGCCTGATCATTGCCAAATGGAACCGCGAGCTGTTCGAGGACATGCGCAAGGGCGGCCTGACCGCGGCCAACTGCACGGTGTCGGTCTGGGAAGGCTTCAAGGCCACGGTCGACCAGATCGCCGCCAGCCAGAAGCTGATCCGCGAGAACAGCGACCTGGTGATGCCGGTGCGCACCACCGCCGACATCCGCCGAGCCAAGGAACTGGGCAAGACCGGCATCCTCTTCGGCTTCCAGAACGCCCATGCCTTCGAGGACCAGATCGGTTATGTGGACGTGTTCAAGCAGCTGGGCGTGGGCATCGTGCAGATGTGCTACAACACCCAGAACCTGGTGGGCACCGGCTGCTACGAGCGCGACGGCGGGCTGTCGGGCTTCGGCCGCGAGATCGTCGCCGAGATGAACCGCGTCGGCATCATGTGCGACCTGTCCCACGTCGGTTCCAAGACCAGCGAGGAAGTCATCCTCGAATCGAAGAAGCCGGTCTGCTACTCCCATTGCCTGCCTTCGGGCCTCAAAGAACACCCGCGCAACAAGTCCGATGCCGAACTGAAGTTCATCGCCGACCACGGCGGCTTCGTCGGCGTGACCATGTTCGCGCCGTTCCTGGCCAAGGGCATCGACTCGACCATCGACGACTATGCCGAGGCCATCGAGTACACCATGAACATCGTCGGTGAAGACGCCATCGGCATCGGCACCGACTTCACCCAGGGCCACGGCCAGGATTTCTTCGAGTACCTGACCCACGACAAGGGCTACGCCCGGCGCCTGACCAACTTCGGCAAGATCATCAACCCGCTGGGCATCCGCACCGTGGGCGAATTCCCCAACCTCACCCAGACCCTGCTGGGGCGCGGCCACTCCGAGCGCGTGGTGCGCAAGATCATGGGCGAGAACTGGGTGAATGTGCTCAAGGACGTCTGGGGCGAGTGA
- a CDS encoding lysozyme inhibitor LprI family protein, which translates to MKKPIFLALVLLASGAQAAEETDNSPCDGVENDVQTLECATYNRTTAEQLLNDNVQSLLERLGTVYGNDKAQLGDITAKVKNAQQLWQKQRDADCAVESFPAKPGSKAYNIASNDCLARMSDERSEFIESIAQE; encoded by the coding sequence ATGAAGAAACCGATCTTCCTGGCCTTGGTACTCTTGGCGAGCGGCGCACAGGCGGCCGAAGAAACCGACAACTCTCCCTGCGATGGCGTCGAAAACGACGTGCAGACCCTGGAGTGCGCGACCTATAACAGGACCACCGCCGAGCAGTTGCTCAATGACAATGTGCAGAGCCTGCTGGAACGCCTGGGCACCGTGTATGGCAACGACAAGGCTCAGCTGGGCGACATCACCGCCAAGGTCAAGAACGCCCAGCAGCTGTGGCAGAAGCAGCGCGACGCCGACTGCGCCGTGGAATCCTTCCCGGCCAAGCCCGGCAGCAAGGCCTACAACATCGCCAGCAACGACTGCCTGGCGCGCATGAGCGACGAGCGTTCGGAGTTCATCGAGTCCATCGCCCAGGAGTGA